The genomic DNA AAATGTTTTCTGAAATTCCCGATCCCTTATCAAATAAGATTATGACGTTTGGGAAATTCAGAGGCGGCTGCTGAAAGCTCACCAAGCTGCTAATTTGATAGGTAGCTGATCTGATGTCTTGATGTCTAGCGACATCAATCGCTTAGCTACGCTACTATAAATACTGGCAGCCGGTCGAGCAGAGCACAGTTGCAGCTCAGCATTCTGTCTGAGAACATCACAGAATACGCGCATAATGAAGTCTTTTGGCGCAGTCATTTTAGTGGTTTGTGGCGTTCTATGCGTCGGTGAGCAACCCCAATGGCCTGGATGTCTGCAGCAGTGCTAAACGAATTAAATTCTTCATTGTAGCTGCCGATCCCCAACACACCTACGACGGACGCGATGGGCCCCATGTATTTGGATCTCCTGGCAATCAGGTATATATCCGGGGACAAAATGAAGGCCCCTACAGTGTGCCCGGAGTAGAAGGCAAATTTCAAAACACTCCATCGCGGGGCGAACACGTCTACACGGATGGGAGTGGCAACACATTTGTGAACCGAAAGAATGCCGGAGGACAAGGTACAGTCCAGTTATATTCGCCACCTAAGAATCCTACTAAATGAGTCTTTCTTTAGGTACGCACACCATTAGCGGTCCTGGGTTTACCGCCACAAATGGACAGCATAAAATTGTTAGTGGAAACAACGCTGGCAGTGGCTTGAACGCTGGACGCCGCAGCCGACGAGAACCCCAATTTCACGTTGAGCGTCCTGGCCGAACAGTAGATGTAGGTCCTGGAGGATATGTTGTTCAACGTGGACGTCGTAGCCCACAACTTCACGTGGAGCGTCCCGGTCGTACAGTAGATGTCGGTCCTGGAGGATATGTGATTCAACGTGGACGCCGTAGCCCACAACTTCACGTGGAGCGTCCCGGTCGTACAGTAGATGTTGGTCCTGGAGGATATGTTATTCAACGTGGACGCCGTAGCCCACAACTTCACGTGGAGCGTCCTGGTCGTACAGTAGACGTCGGTCCTGGAGGATATGTTATTCAACGTGGACGCCGAGGCATTAATGATGCTCGTGTGCAAGGAGAGAACTTTGTAGCCCGTGGGGATCAGGCTGGCGTGTGGAACAAGAATGTTTCAGTATGGAAGCGTCCAGATGGACGCACTGTAACGCTCGACCAACACGGAAATGCGATTGTCTCAGGTCGAGGTCGACCAGATCAGCGTGTAAGTGATAGCTATATATATCAAACGAATTCAACTTCTAAACGCCTTTACTTTTGCAGTACTCCAGCTAATTCATTAGGAATATTCaactttaaatacaaattgataCTTAAATCATACAATTTTATgataataaacaaatttaacaaaaCTTGTAGCCtgatatgtatgtaaacatacatacatatgtattataaTTGTATTTAGTTGTTGCATTTGGCTTAGGAGCTACTTGCGACTGCAAGTAATGAGTAATTTTCTAGCAAGATGCCTCTTGACATTGAGCAGATCAACAAGATTAAAGAATCGCACTGCAATATGTTCATTGGTTGCAAACAATAACAAGTTGCTCTGGGCTTTTCCCAATTAGATTGTTTACCTATACTAAGCACGAGTGGCCAGAGCATTTGGTTAGGTTCTGAAGCCGCAGCCTATAGATAGCACGTTCAATCGGCAGCAGGTCGTAGACAATGTTCACCATTTGATAAGGATCCTGTGTCAGGTCGTATGCCTCTGAAAAGTGCTGGTACAAAGGAGTAGTAATTTAATGGTTTTCTTGTCCAAATGATGCCTCACCTCGTTATCACTAAACTGACAGTAAAGGCGATCGACATTGTACTTAAAGTCACGCAGGCATGCGAATGTGTTGTTCCAAGCATCTTGGCAATGACAGGCAGCTTCAGGTGTGCATTCCGCTAAACGATCACTGCGTCGCCAAGGACAGGACGGGTTGTAGGTGTTAGCGTTGCCCTCGCCCCAATACTCTATTAGCAACGAGTGGCGGTATGGCGGATGTAGCGAAGCATCCCGGTCCGCCCGACCCGCCTGTAACAGATCTCCGTGAATTGAACGACCATCCATGTAGGGGGGAACACTTATGCCCGCAAAATCCAGAACTGTTGGTGCGAGATCTATCAAGCTGACGGGTGCGTGAAGGTGGATTCCGGCTGCTATGCCTGGACCCCGTATTAGCAGGGGTACGTGAATGTCGGTTTCATACGGCTGCCGCTTGTCAAACGGCTGTGCGAACTGCCCCATATGATACCCGTTGTCCGAGGTGTATATGATGTAGGTATCGTCGAGGGATTTCGTCTCACTTAGCACCGCCACCAAGGCGGCCACCAGCTCGTCGACAGCCAGAAGCGATTCCCAGCGCAATTGAAAGTATCGATCTATGGTGGCTACAGTTTCATCCGCCAACCGTGCAGACGATCCAACCAACCAATGCTTATCTGGGTCACTCGATTAGACAGTCATACAAAAGGACTCAATCAACAATAAGTATATGTGGAATAGCTTACCCTCTGTTGGATTATTGAAGCTGGGGGTGCGCAGAGCTTTTGTATTGGCAAACACTCCGCGATGACGTGGTGCCGGTGTGTATGGGGCATGCGGTGCTGGGGAGCAACCATTGCGAAAAACGGTCTCTGCTCGCCGCCTTGGGTGGCATTGCGTAGGAAGTCAACCGCTCGATCGCGCAGCAGGTCAGTTAGATAAGCTGATGTATAGCTGACATTCTGGGAATTCTCGCGCAGCGTGTAATTGTAGTAGCGGGAGTTTCCATGCAGTCCATGAAACTCGTTCCAACCGGGCGGCACCTTCGCCCCCCTATACTCGTTTAGATATTTTCCAGCGAAAAACGTGCGATAGCCGCGGTTCTGAAGAATAACCGGCAAAGCCCTGCGCTCAGATCGATCCAGCCAGTCCGGACCGTTGCACCCGCCACTGACAGAGTTATTGAAGGTTCTGTGATTGTGCGCATATTGTCCAGTAAGAAGACTTGCTCTGGCTGGACAGCAAATAGGCGTGGGCGTGAAGGCATTATGCAACTGTGCTCCGGCTCGTCCCAAGAGCTTGCTGGTTTCATACATCGGGTACATTCCGTGTAGCTCCACATCTTGATCATCTGTTATGATTAGCAGTATATTGGGCAACTGTTCTCCCAAGACCCAGGCTACGCAGAAAATACTGATGGCGAGCGAGAGCATGAAGCTGGCCTATGTGTGTTTTCCATGAGAAAgattcaaacaaaagaaactctACATTACCATCTTGAACCAAATTGTTACCGTTTTCCCGGCTTACACTTTGtttggaaaaaaaatcaacaactcGAGCTTTCAGTGCTGGTATATGCCCACTGGTCGACAATCGATTCCTCTCCATGACCGATACTCATATTCCTCGCTTTTGATGTTCGGTTTAATATTGCAAGCTAACTGGAACACTCAGCAGTGAATATGGTATTTTATCTGATAGTTAAGTCAGTTTTCTACGAGATTGGCTTGTTTTAAAGACTCCTTTTTATTAGATTCTTTATAAAATAAGGTGTAAACAAAACATGTTTCGCCAATTTAAcacttgttgcttgtcaaccaACAGTATAgacatttgtataccctataaCCGATAGGCAAATAGGCAAACTCATTATCGAGAATTATGGTTTATTTTCaacgaatatacatatgtaaatgatttagtgaccaaaaaatacaagatCTTTGCCGACATCaattgttgaatttatttcaaaattacaATCACACTCAAATCAAAGTGAATACATTAAAATGATTACATTTATAAAGCCAAATAACCATAATGGCAGACAAAGGCGCTAAGGTGTTCCTGTTCATTTGTCTCTAATTAGATTTATCTTTATATTAAATAGACTCTCAGCATTAGCATCCAGCAGCATCCAGCTTCCAACACTATGTTATTTATCCCTATTCTGCTAAGTATGTTATTGTAATGTAGGAAATGTGTAGTAGTAATGTCATAAAGTCATAAGTTATACCAGCCAATAAAAAGTAGTATTTATAATCAgaaaaattgattcttcaagcggattcaattattatttaagtGTTAAAAGTATTTGCAAGTTTGTAGTATCAAATATAACATCAgcatcgaggaatatgatttaatactacggtatattttgaagatgcaatggtatattttggtatatttacgtggccctgacggtatattttatcgataaatccgcggtcacactgctgtcAATATACCGCCACATCTCTATTTCGTATTTTTACCGTTGTCGTATTTTTACCATTGGCTCGAACGTATCGTGTGGAGCGcttaataattttttaattcaaAAGGTAACAGCAGACTTGCGCTATTTTGAATAAAAAGTGGTGTTATGTGTCGGCATTTTATGGTTGATAGGGTTTGGAAAACAGAAATGCATAGAGTTTTCTCCGCTTATCGCGACAGCTGCATGGAACTCGTAGGCCCAGAGATGCTGGGCACCGATGCCAATGAAAGGTGGTTGTTGTGTCGCAgcagtgtatgtgtgtgtgtgagtttgttgtgtgtggggagggtGAAGAACGAGAGATGCCGAGACGTACTACGTCGCTACCGAAAGTGCTGTGAAGTGTGGCGGGTGGGGAGAGGGGCGGGAAACTTGTGTGTGAAAAGCGGAAGAAAATTGTatgaaattaaaacaacaatACGGCGGCATTGTGGCTCTTGTTTTCTGATGATGCAGAGTGCACTGAACTTTTTTCCTCTCGTTTTCCTCTCTAGCACCATTGACGCCTGCCTTTG from Drosophila subobscura isolate 14011-0131.10 chromosome E, UCBerk_Dsub_1.0, whole genome shotgun sequence includes the following:
- the LOC117889930 gene encoding immune-induced peptides isoform X1; translation: MKSFGAVILVVCGVLCVAADPQHTYDGRDGPHVFGSPGNQVYIRGQNEGPYSVPGVEGKFQNTPSRGEHVYTDGSGNTFVNRKNAGGQGTHTISGPGFTATNGQHKIVSGNNAGSGLNAGRRSRREPQFHVERPGRTVDVGPGGYVVQRGRRSPQLHVERPGRTVDVGPGGYVIQRGRRSPQLHVERPGRTVDVGPGGYVIQRGRRSPQLHVERPGRTVDVGPGGYVIQRGRRGINDARVQGENFVARGDQAGVWNKNVSVWKRPDGRTVTLDQHGNAIVSGRGRPDQRYSS
- the LOC117889929 gene encoding LOW QUALITY PROTEIN: N-acetylglucosamine-6-sulfatase-like (The sequence of the model RefSeq protein was modified relative to this genomic sequence to represent the inferred CDS: inserted 1 base in 1 codon), with product MASFMLSLAISIFCVAWVLGEQLPNILLIITDDQDVELHGMYPMYETSKLLGRAGAQLHNAFTPTPICCPARASLLTGQYAHNHRTFNNSVSGGCNGPDWLDRSERRALPVILQNRGYRTFFAGKYLNEYRGAKVPPGWNEFHGLHGNSRYYNYTLRENSQNVSYTSAYLTDLLRDRAVDFLRNATQGGEQRPFFAMVAXPAPHAPYTPAPRHRGVFANTKALRTPSFNNPTEDKHWLVGSSARLADETVATIDRYFQLRWESLLAVDELVAALVAVLSETKSLDDTYIIYTSDNGYHMGQFAQPFDKRQPYETDIHVPLLIRGPGIAAGIHLHAPVSLIDLAPTVLDFAGISVPPYMDGRSIHGDLLQAGRADRDASLHPPYRHSLLIEYWGEGNANTYNPSCPWRRSDRLAECTPEAACHCQDAWNNTFACLRDFKYNVDRLYCQFSDNEHFSEAYDLTQDPYQMVNIVYDLLPIERAIYRLRLQNLTKCSGHSCLV
- the LOC117889930 gene encoding immune-induced peptides isoform X2; translated protein: MKSFGAVILVVCGVLCVAADPQHTYDGRDGPHVFGSPGNQVYIRGQNEGPYSVPGVEGKFQNTPSRGEHVYTDGSGNTFVNRKNAGGQGTHTISGPGFTATNGQHKIVSGNNAGSGLNAGRRSRREPQFHVERPGRTVDVGPGGYVVQRGRRSPQLHVERPGRTVDVGPGGYVIQRGRRSPQLHVERPGRTVDVGPGGYVIQRGRRSINDARVQGENFVARGDQAGVWNKNVSVWKRPDGRTVTLDQHGNAIVSGRGRPDQRYSS